The genomic segment CGGCGCCAGCATCTTCGGCGCCATCGACCAGGTCATTGCGGCGCCCGAGGAGTCCGGCAAAACTCAATAGCCGACCCGGCGCGCCAGGTACGAGGCCAATGGCGGCGGCTCGGTGAACACGGCAGCGGTTTTCAGGTGAATGATGCTGCGCCGCGACTCGGCCTGCAGATGGTTGGTCAGCGCAGCAGCGGCGGCGTCCACCGCGTCGTGCAGCAGCAGCAGTTCGTAGATGATGCGGTGTTCGTCGACGATGCGGGGGTCTATCGGCAGGCCCAGGCTGCGCAGAAAGCGTTCCGTTTCCACCAGCGGCAGTTGGATATGCCGCAGGCTTTCCGCCAACCGGTCGTTCGTCGTTGCCAGCAGCAGCGATTCGTGCAGGTCCGATTCGATGCGGTCGATCATGTCCGCAGTCCACGGTCGCCGCCGACTGGCCGAGCAGCGCTCGCACAGCGCCTGCAGTGTTTCGCGCGGCGTCTGCCGCACGGCGCCGCGCAAGGCCACGGGCTCGAGCGCGGCGCGTAGTTCGTAGAGTTCGCGGATGTCCTTGGCGGTCAGCGGGCCGGCCACCCAGTGCGAGCTTTGATTTTTGCGCACCAGGCCGCGCTCTTGCAGGCGACTGAGCACGTCGCGCGCGACCGTGCGTGAAACCCGGTAGTGGTCGGCCAGTTCGGCTTCGACGATGCGGTACTGGCCGAAGACCAGGCAGGAGGCGACGGCGCGCTCGACCTCGGCGTAGATGCGCTCCCACGAGGCCCGGGTTTGCAAAGCCGCATCGGCCTGGGCGTCCAGCGACAGCTTGAGCGCCTTGAACGGCGTGCGGATCGGAGGCACCGCTGCCGACGACGGTCCGACCAGAAACCCCCGCCCGTCGAATCGATGAATCAGTTGGCGCGACTCCAGCTCGGCGAGCGCGCGCCGCACCGGTGCCCGGCTGGTCTGGAAGACTTCGGCGATCGGCTTTTCCAACAGCACCAGACCGGGTGGCAACTGCCCGATACGGATGTGCTCGTCCAGCACCTCGGCGATGACGGCATACAGATGTGAGGTACTCAGAAGGTCGATGTCGGTTGTCATGTCGCTTGGCGCAGGCGCAGCGTAGCAGTTTAGGGCACCGTCGGCAGCGGCGATGCGCCAGCAAATGATTGGTTTGTCGTATGCAAAAATCCATAAAACCCCTGAATCCATCTGTCAGCGCGGCCTGGCTGCGTGGGCGCATCGCATCCAGCGAATTCCAACGGATGACCGAACGACAGGAGTGTTTGGGCCCTCTTTCCTGCCCGGATGCTGGGCCATCAGGCATTCGAACAAGTATCTATTGCATACTATGGACACAAACAGTACAGTGACCGCATGGGTCATCCTGCCGCCTGCGCGGCGCACTGAAGGGGCAGGTAGTTCAATGCTTGGGTCTGCGCTGGTTCGCGCGTTTTCATCGGGGGCAAGGCCGTGACGGCGGCACTGCATCTGCACGGTGTGAGCAAATCGTTCGGGCGGGTGACGGCGGTGCGCGATGTGTCGCTTGCGGTCGAGCCGGGCGAATACATCACCATCCTCGGCCCCAGCGGTTCGGGAAAGTCGAGCATGCTGCGCCTGATCGCCGGGTTCGATCGTCCCGATGCGGGCCGGGTCGAGGTGTTGGGCCGAGACCTGGCGGGCACGGCGGTGCATCAGCGCGGGGTCGGCTTCGTGTTTCAGTCCTTTGCGCTGTTTCCGCATCTGAGCGTTTTCGAGAATCTGGCCTTTGGCCTGCGCTACCGCAAGCATGCGCCGGTGCCCGACCAGGCGCAGATCGGGCGCGCGGTCGATGCGGCGCTGGCCTTGGTCGGCTTGGGTGGTCTCGGCCCGCGCAGCATCGCGCAGATATCGGGCGGGCAAAAGCAGCGTGTTGCGTTGGCGCGCTGTCTGGTCGGCCAACCCGCCGTGGTTTTGCTCGACGAGCCGCTGGGCGCGCTCGATGCGAACCTGCGCGATCAGATGACGCTGGAGCTCAAGCGCATACAGCGCCAGCTCGGCAGCACCTTCTTGCATGTCACCGGCAATGAGCAAGAGGCGCTGGCGATCGGCAGCCGCGTGGCCGTGCTCGATCGCGGGGCCTTGGTGCAGATCGACCGGCCGCGCCGTTTGTTCGAGCAGCCGGCAACGAGCCAGGTGGCCCGCTTGCTCAACTGTTTCAACCCCTTGCCGGGGCAGGCCGTCGCCGGGCGCCTGGTGGGGCCGGCGTTGGATGTGCCGCTGCCGGGGGCGGCTGCGCAGTTGCGCGGGGCGGCGGTGTGCATGGTCCGGCGCGACCGGGTGCAGGTCGATGCGGGCCAGGCGCTGCACGACGGGCACGGCGACCCCGGCGTGGCCCGTATCACGGGCGCGTACCTGGCCAGTGAATACGCCGGTTCGCGCGTGCTGGCGCTCTTCGAGACCGGCGTCGGCGCGCATTTCGAGGTCGAGTACCACCTGAGCCACCGGCGCCCGCCGGAATTCGTCCAGGGCCAGCGCTACGCCTTGCATTGGCAGGCGGCTGACACGCTGGCCTACGCCGCCTGATGGCCGCGCCGCCTGCCATTTTCATGAGCCTATCGACCATGACCCTCGCCCCGCCGATTGCGCCGCCGCCTGCCGTCCCGGCGGATTTCAAGCGGGCCTGGCTGCTGGCGCCGGGCGTGATCTGGATGCTGCTGTTCCTGCTGCTGCCGATGTCGATGATGGTCTACGTCAGTTTCTGGACCCAGACCACGTTCACGATCGAGCCTGTGCTGACGCTGGACAGTTGGCGCGCCTTCTTCGCCACGCCGACCTACGTCGGCGCGCTGTGGACCACCATCGGCCTGTGGGCGATCGTGCTGCTGGGCTGCCTGCTGCTGGGCTACCCGGTGGCGCTGTATATCGGCTTGTTCGTCAGGAACAAGGGCGTACAGACCATGCTGCTGGTGCTGTGCGTGATTCCGTTCTGGACCTCGTTTCTGATCCGCGTGCTGGCCTGGCGGCCGATGCTCGGCAGCGAGGGCGCGATCAACCTGATCCTGATGCAACTCGGGATCATCGGCGAGCCGCTGCAGATCCTGCTGTTCAGCCCGCTGTCGGTGGTGATCGGCATGGTCCAGATCTACGTCGTGTTCATGGTCGGCCCGGTCGCCTTCATGCTGTCGCGCATCGAGCCCAGCCTGCTTGAAGCCGCCCGGGACCTCGGGGCCGGCAGTTGGAAGATTTTTCGTGCCATCGTCTGGCCGCTGAGCATGCCCGGTGTCGTGGTCGGCGCCATCTTCGTCACGATCATGGTGCTGGGCGAGTTCGCCACCTCCTCGGCGCTATCGGGGCGCAAGCTGAGCATGCTGGGCAACATCATCGTCACCCAGGTCGGCTCGCTCAAGTGGGCCTTTGCGGCCGTCGCCGGCGTGATCCTGACGGCGATCACGGCATTGGTCGTGGCTTTGCTGCTGCGCCTGGTCAACCTGCGCGAGGAGCTTTGAGCATGCAGGGCAAAACCTCGCTGCGTCTGTTTCTGGCGCTGTTTACCGCCGGGTTCATCGTGTTCCTGTATGGCCCGATGGTGGTGCTGAGCATCCTGAGCTTTCAGACCGGCCCCGAGGGCGGCCCGCAGTTTCCCATCATCGAATGGTCCTCTTACTGGTACCGGCACCTGCTCGGGTGGGCTGCGCCGTCGCGCGTCGCGCCGTTGGATCTGGGCCCGGCCCTGCTCCGGTCGCTGGCGCTGGCGCTGGCAACGACGGTGGTCGCAACGGTTCTCGGGGTGCTTTCGGCGCAAGCCTTCCGGCGGCGCTTTCGGGCTTCGGGGCTGGTCTTTTATCTGATCGTGCTGGGCATGATCGTGCCGGGCATCCTGGTCGGCCTGGGCGTCGCGCTGCTGGCCAATATGCTGGGCCTGCCGCGCGCATGGTGGGGCAGCTCGTTCGTGGTCCATGTGGTCTACGCCTACCCGTTCGCCTTCCTGGTGATGCTGGCTGTCTTCAACCGCTTCGACCGCTCGCTCGAAGAGGCCGCCTGGAGCCTCGGGGTCAGCCCCGCCACGACCTTCCGGCGCATCACTTTCCCGTTGATTTTCCCGGGGGTGCTCAGCGCGATGCTGTTCTCGTTCACGCTGTCGTATGACGAATTCTCGCGCACGCTGTTCACCGCCGGCGGCCAGCAGACGCTGCCGTTGACCATCTACGGCTCTTTCTCGGTCGAGATCCATCCCAACCTCTTTGCGTTCGGCGTGCTGACGACCTTGGCCTCGTTCACCTTGCTGGCCGTGTATGGCGCGCTGATGGCGCTGACGCTGCGACGCGCCCGGTCGGTCGCGCTGCAAGAGGAGATCCGGTGAAGCCCCCGCGCATTGCCAGCGGCCCGGCAACGCCCGTTGCGCGGCCGGCGCTGGTTTGCGCGCAGCGCCGCTGCTGCGTGTGTCGCGGGCCGGGCGCGGCGCGATGGGCCGCCGGGGTGATTTTCTGAAGGAGCCCGGATGCAACGACCTGTCATGCTCATCACCGGCGGCGGCATAGGCATAGGTCGCGCCACCGCATTCGAGGGCGCCAAGGCGCGCTACCACGTCATCGTGACCGATGTGCTCGAAAGCGCCGGCGTCGAGGTCGCCCGGGCCATCGTCGCCACCGGCGGCAGCGCCGACTTCGAGTTTCTCGACGTGCGCTCGACCGAGGCGGTGAATGCGCTCGTCGCCCGGGTCGAACAGCGCTGCGGCGCGATCGACGCATTGGTTCTGAATGCCGGCATTGCGCACCGCGCGCCCCTGTCCGAGATGAGCGACGCGCAATGGGATCAGACGATGGAGATCGACCTCAAGGGCATGCTCAGGGTGGCCCGCGCGGCGCTGCCGGGGATGCGCACGCGCGGCAGCGGCTCGATCACGGCCCTGTCCTCGGTCATGGGCCTGGCCTACGGGTGGAGCGAGCATGTGCATTACTCGGCGGCCAAGGCCGGCGTGCTGGGCATGGTGCGGGCCATGGCGGTCGAACTGGCGCGCCAGGGCATTCGCGTCAATGCCGTCGCACCCGGCTATGTGCGCACGGCGCAAGCCCTGTCGCGCGAGCACTCGCTCGGGCCTGAAGGGCTGGAGGCTGCGGCAGCGTTCATTCCGCTCGGCCGCGTCGGCGAACCCGACGACATCGCCGGCGCGATCCTGTTTCTTTGCAGCGACGCGGCACGCTACATCACCGGCCAGACCTTGGTGGTGGACGGCGGCCTGCTCGTGGGGCGCTATTGAGCGCCATCGAGCGCCATCGGGGCGCGCGCCTGGCGTTTGGTTTTTTTCACTGAAAGGAAATCGACATGACGACCCGATTCGATCCATCACGGCGCCACGCGCTGGCGCAGGGGCTTGCGCTCGGCGCCAGCGGCGCGTTGCTGCCCGCCGGCGCGGCGCTGGCGCAGACCGGCCCATTGGCCAAACAGCAATTGCGCACGATAGGGCTGTCGGTGACCGTGCAAGAGCGCATCCTGTCCGACTTCAAAGCCAAGTCCGGCGTTGCCAAGACCACGGGGACGGCGGCGACGTTTCCGGACGCGCAAACCAGGATTCTCTCGGGCGCCAAGGACTTCGATGTCTGGGAAATCATCGCCGAGCGCTTGCCGGCCCTGGTGATGACCAAGAATGTCTACCCGGTGCCGACGGCGGCGCTGAAGAACTGGGGCAATATCCGCGACACCTTCACGCGGCCGAACGCCAAGCTGCCGGCCAAAGCCCAGATCACCGGACAGATCTGGGCCGACGCGGCGCAGACCTCGCTGTACATGGTGCCTACGGTCTACAACTATGACTCGATCGGCTACAACCCCAGCGTGCTCAGCGCGCAAGAGGCCGACAGTTGGACGGCCCTGTTCGACAAGAAGTGGAAGGGTCGCTCCGGGCTGAACACCGACCCCTTGATCGCGATCGGCCAGGCCATCCTGGCGATGAACTCGCTGGGCTTGTCGGACGTGAAGAACCCGGGCAACCCCGGCAGGAAGGAGATCGACGAGGCGATCAGGTTCCTGATAGCCAAGAAGAAGGAAGGGCAATTTCGCGCGCTGTGGGGCGATTTCGGCGAACTGGTGAATCTGCTGGCCTCGGGCGAGATGGTGGTCTGCGATGCCTGGCAGCCTGCGGTGATGGCGGTCAAAGCGCAAGGCCGGCCCTGCAAGTATGCAACCCCCAAGGAGGGCTACCGCGCCTGGGCGATAGGCGTCACCGTGCTGGCCACGACGCCCCATCGCGAGGCCGCGATGGCGTATGCCGACTATTGGCTGTCAGGCCCGCCGGCGATCACCGTCTCCGAGCAGGGCTACTACTCGCCGAGCACCAATATCAAGCAGGTGATGGCGCCCGAGAAATACGCCTTCTGGTACGAGGGCGCGCCCTGGGTCGGCGCGCCCGAGCGCGGCATCCGGGAGGGCGACCTGCGTGACGGGGGCTCGTTGGCACAGCGCGCAGCGCAGGTGGCGTACTGGCACCAATGGCCCGATGCCTATGACTACCTGAT from the Verminephrobacter eiseniae EF01-2 genome contains:
- a CDS encoding GntR family transcriptional regulator, which translates into the protein MTTDIDLLSTSHLYAVIAEVLDEHIRIGQLPPGLVLLEKPIAEVFQTSRAPVRRALAELESRQLIHRFDGRGFLVGPSSAAVPPIRTPFKALKLSLDAQADAALQTRASWERIYAEVERAVASCLVFGQYRIVEAELADHYRVSRTVARDVLSRLQERGLVRKNQSSHWVAGPLTAKDIRELYELRAALEPVALRGAVRQTPRETLQALCERCSASRRRPWTADMIDRIESDLHESLLLATTNDRLAESLRHIQLPLVETERFLRSLGLPIDPRIVDEHRIIYELLLLHDAVDAAAAALTNHLQAESRRSIIHLKTAAVFTEPPPLASYLARRVGY
- a CDS encoding ABC transporter ATP-binding protein gives rise to the protein MTAALHLHGVSKSFGRVTAVRDVSLAVEPGEYITILGPSGSGKSSMLRLIAGFDRPDAGRVEVLGRDLAGTAVHQRGVGFVFQSFALFPHLSVFENLAFGLRYRKHAPVPDQAQIGRAVDAALALVGLGGLGPRSIAQISGGQKQRVALARCLVGQPAVVLLDEPLGALDANLRDQMTLELKRIQRQLGSTFLHVTGNEQEALAIGSRVAVLDRGALVQIDRPRRLFEQPATSQVARLLNCFNPLPGQAVAGRLVGPALDVPLPGAAAQLRGAAVCMVRRDRVQVDAGQALHDGHGDPGVARITGAYLASEYAGSRVLALFETGVGAHFEVEYHLSHRRPPEFVQGQRYALHWQAADTLAYAA
- a CDS encoding ABC transporter permease, encoding MTLAPPIAPPPAVPADFKRAWLLAPGVIWMLLFLLLPMSMMVYVSFWTQTTFTIEPVLTLDSWRAFFATPTYVGALWTTIGLWAIVLLGCLLLGYPVALYIGLFVRNKGVQTMLLVLCVIPFWTSFLIRVLAWRPMLGSEGAINLILMQLGIIGEPLQILLFSPLSVVIGMVQIYVVFMVGPVAFMLSRIEPSLLEAARDLGAGSWKIFRAIVWPLSMPGVVVGAIFVTIMVLGEFATSSALSGRKLSMLGNIIVTQVGSLKWAFAAVAGVILTAITALVVALLLRLVNLREEL
- a CDS encoding ABC transporter permease; translated protein: MQGKTSLRLFLALFTAGFIVFLYGPMVVLSILSFQTGPEGGPQFPIIEWSSYWYRHLLGWAAPSRVAPLDLGPALLRSLALALATTVVATVLGVLSAQAFRRRFRASGLVFYLIVLGMIVPGILVGLGVALLANMLGLPRAWWGSSFVVHVVYAYPFAFLVMLAVFNRFDRSLEEAAWSLGVSPATTFRRITFPLIFPGVLSAMLFSFTLSYDEFSRTLFTAGGQQTLPLTIYGSFSVEIHPNLFAFGVLTTLASFTLLAVYGALMALTLRRARSVALQEEIR
- a CDS encoding SDR family NAD(P)-dependent oxidoreductase; the encoded protein is MQRPVMLITGGGIGIGRATAFEGAKARYHVIVTDVLESAGVEVARAIVATGGSADFEFLDVRSTEAVNALVARVEQRCGAIDALVLNAGIAHRAPLSEMSDAQWDQTMEIDLKGMLRVARAALPGMRTRGSGSITALSSVMGLAYGWSEHVHYSAAKAGVLGMVRAMAVELARQGIRVNAVAPGYVRTAQALSREHSLGPEGLEAAAAFIPLGRVGEPDDIAGAILFLCSDAARYITGQTLVVDGGLLVGRY
- a CDS encoding ABC transporter substrate-binding protein, with the protein product MTTRFDPSRRHALAQGLALGASGALLPAGAALAQTGPLAKQQLRTIGLSVTVQERILSDFKAKSGVAKTTGTAATFPDAQTRILSGAKDFDVWEIIAERLPALVMTKNVYPVPTAALKNWGNIRDTFTRPNAKLPAKAQITGQIWADAAQTSLYMVPTVYNYDSIGYNPSVLSAQEADSWTALFDKKWKGRSGLNTDPLIAIGQAILAMNSLGLSDVKNPGNPGRKEIDEAIRFLIAKKKEGQFRALWGDFGELVNLLASGEMVVCDAWQPAVMAVKAQGRPCKYATPKEGYRAWAIGVTVLATTPHREAAMAYADYWLSGPPAITVSEQGYYSPSTNIKQVMAPEKYAFWYEGAPWVGAPERGIREGDLRDGGSLAQRAAQVAYWHQWPDAYDYLIQKWNEFLTA